In Dromiciops gliroides isolate mDroGli1 chromosome 4, mDroGli1.pri, whole genome shotgun sequence, one DNA window encodes the following:
- the CCN1 gene encoding CCN family member 1, which yields MSSQAARSVAFAVTLFHLARLALSTCPASCQCPLEVPKCAPGVGLVLDGCRCCKVCAKQLNEDCSKLQPCDHTKGLECNFGASSTALKGICRAQSEGRPCEYNSRIYQNGESFQPNCKHQCTCIDGAVGCIPLCPQELALPNLGCTNPRLVKVAGQCCEEWVCDDDIAKDALDEMDGFMGKGLEIGASEIELTRNNELIAIGKGGTPLKQLPVFGSEPRIIYNLFHSQKCIVQTTSWSHCSKTCGTGVSTRVTNDNPQCRLVKETRICEVRPCGQTAYSTLKKGKKCNKTRKAAEPTKFTFAGCTSLKKYRPKYCGNCVDGRCCTPQQTRTVKVRFRCEDGEFVTKNVMLIQSCKCIHNCPHANEGTFPFYRLFNDIHKFRD from the exons ATGAGCTCCCAGGCAGCCAGAAGCGTCGCCTTCGCCGTCACCTTGTTCCATTTAGCCAGGCTG GCACTCTCCACCTGCCCAGCCTCCTGCCAGTGTCCCCTCGAGGTACCCAAATGTGCCCCAGGAGTGGGGCTGGTTCTGGACGGCTGCAGATGCTGCAAGGTCTGTGCTAAACAGCTTAACGAAGACTGCAGTAAACTTCAGCCTTGCGACCACACCAAGGGGCTGGAATGCAACTTCGGCGCCAGTTCCACGGCTCTAAAGGGAATCTGCAGAG CCCAGTCCGAGGGCAGACCTTGTGAATATAACTCCAGAATATACCAGAACGGCGAAAGTTTCCAGCCCAACTGTAAACACCAGTGCACATGTATCGACGGGGCGGTGGGGTGCATTCCTCTATGCCCACAAGAACTGGCTCTGCCCAACTTGGGCTGCACCAACCCCCGGCTGGTCAAAGTGGCCGGACAGTGTTGTGAAGAATGGGTGTGTGACGACGACATCGCCAAAGACGCCCTGGATGAGATGGACGGTTTCATGGGCAAGGGTCTTGAAATAGGAGCCTCTGAAATTGAACTCACTAGAAACAATGAGTTGATCGCCATTGGAAAAGGAGGCACCCCTTTAAAACAACTCCCTG TTTTTGGATCGGAGCCACGcatcatatataacctatttcataGCCAGAAATGCATTGTTCAAACAACTTCATGGTCCCATTGCTCCAAGACTTGTGGAACTGGTGTCTCGACCAGAGTAACCAATGACAACCCCCAATGCCGCTTGGTTAAAGAAACCAGAATTTGTGAAGTGCGCCCCTGTGGCCAGACAGCGTATAGCACACTCAAG aagggaaagaaatgcaaCAAAACTAGGAAAGCTGCCGAGCCTACGAAGTTTACCTTTGCGGGATGCACCAGCCTCAAAAAGTATCGCCCTAAGTACTGTGGCAACTGCGTGGATGGGAGATGCTGCACGCCCCAGCAGACCAGGACCGTCAAGGTCCGATTCCGTTGCGAGGATGGGGAGTTTGTCACCAAAAACGTCATGCTGATCCAGTCTTGCAAATGCATCCACAACTGCCCACATGCCAACGAAGGCACGTTCCCATTTTACAGGCTGTTCAATGACATTCACAAATTTAGGGACTAG